gcgcagactctcgcgttctcgttcttgaaactcgggatcttcgactcgaagacgcctcttctcggctgcagcttcggcacggtattccgaatcggctcgccgccgacgcgcaaattctcgcttggccgcatgacgcgcttcaagacgcggcctggaGAAGCGCTGgtatgtctaggcgaagcgaggcacatgtggttgctaggcggcgcaaagtgacgtcatggctagacggagctgGTGCGCGGTCATAGCAGCTTGGCGTGGCGATGCGGAGaggcggcgaagcgaggcgcagctgtgccaaatGGTTTCTAAGCAACACACGGTGACGACATCGCCAGGCTCAGTTTCTGGTCTGCGCTATACGGGCCAAAatctggcttaaacagctccgctgttaaaaagagaACAGCGTTTTTTCGATATACGAGTACATTAAGGCATCGATTAAGGGTAGATATTCGTAATGTTTTACCAGGAATATTAAGGCGCACTGACTGCGGGGTAAGAATGCACTACGTATCTCCAACAAGCAACGATAAGCATGAAAACATATACAGAACGACAAAGGTGCTACGCAACACTTACTTCAAGAGCAGCTTCAAGAGTATTTATAACGCTAGATTGAGAGAGCAAACATTGCACCGGTGAGCACATACGTAATTGGTTAAATAATCAAAGCTTTGAGCACAACTTTCTAAAGCCCACTGCCTGACGTCGCACATAACTGTTAGTCCAACATGATGAGCAACACTACAGTTTATATCGATTTTGCATAAGACTGTCACAATCACACCATAATAAGCCACGGCCAGACGAGATGGTAGTGACTTTTTAgttagtaaaaactactaagaagccTTTCTGGCTAGTAAAAgcagcacttactagctttactatCCGACTGACTAGTACAGAACTAGCAAAAAGGTTGTAAAATATACAGTAATCTAGTAAACgcgtgcatttactagctatttactaacTTTATCTTTAAGTGTGTGTGGTGCCATTCAACGACACAACGATTCTGTGTATCAGGCTTGCTGGATGACGAGGCCACGCTTGCCATCGTTGAAGCGTAACCACCGGTAGCACGTGCTTCCACGCAAATGGGCGAGCGGTCGCTCCCTAGCGACAGGAGCCGACCCTCGACATGGGAATTTGCCCACTTTGGGAGAAATCAGCGCTGGTGACGCGGGGAGATGGCGGAAACTTCGTGTTGGCTCGTTTATAAGTCAGTGACATTCACCTTTTCAAGTGGAATGGCGGAAGTCTGGCCAGGCTGCAGTTCCTCAACTTGAGGGTGTCCAGAGTCTTTAGCGGTTGGAGACATGCTCTGTTCACAGTGAACAGTGGGTTGTGGGCCAGGTCCAGGTGCATCAATTGGCCCAGGCCGCTGAAGGAGTCTTCGTCGATGACGGTTAACTGGTTCCGAGAAAGGTTCAGTGCCAAGATGCTTCGGAAACCATCGAAATGATCGGCGCCGATGCTGGAGATGCGATTGCTAGACAGGTCAAGGACACGAAGCGTGCCTTTGATGGCTGCGAATGAGCTGCAATGCCTGAGGTTGTTGAAGGAGAGGTTGAGCCGCTCTAGAGCCGTATTCTCGAAGGCATCCTCTGGGATGGAGGAGATCCGGTTGCGACTGAGGTCGACGACACGCAGCCTCGTCAGGTTCCCAAATGCGAATTCGTTGATGGATTCAATCCTGTTGTCGCTCAAGACGATCACCTGCGACCATGTTGAGATCAATTTTAAGCACTGCTATCCcacaaataaatattaaaattaaaGCTCTTCAATTCGACCAATGGTAACTCCATGCCAGATCGTCTTACTCCGATTGCATCGTATCGGAGGCAAGGTACACTACTGGAAAGACTGGCGCTGTCGTCGGCATGATGTAGCATGAAAAATCACGTGGACACAAATGCCGCGCTGGCCCTGCTTTTTAATTCTATGCGCTAGCGACGTCGTAAGTAGAGCAGCGGAAAAGAGAACGAATGGTTTTAAAAACGCCGTGTGAGCCTTAACCACGCTGTGGTTCATAGCATTGCTATGATAAATAACGAGACATAGAAGCATTCACATTCCTATTGGTTCGTTTAAAATGGGTCGTCCGGCATGTACCCGTTCACGACGAAGTTGTCCTAGCTGAATAACAATGTGTCCGTGTTCTAATGGCTGTAGCtggaatattattattattattattattattattattattattattattattattattattattattattattattattattattattattattattattatttgaaaaccTATACACaggaaaggaataaaaaaagtaTTTTCGGATAGTTCCCGGAAACGTTCGCAACGATGATTGCTTATGTCTATTAAAACATTCCCATGATCTTACTAAAAGTACACCGCACGGTGCAAATACGTACGTTACGGATTTACCGCGCATTCATAAAAAACGCGCATATCTTTTAGGCTTGTGATTTTCTTACATGCTTTGCTCGATGTATTTTCTGCATGAAGCCTTGCCGACAATATCACATTCAGGCGCTTTCGCAATGTACTGTGCtttatgtatgtttttttttttttttactagaatGAACTAAGAAAAATGAGAGCGAAATTCAGCCTGTTGATGTAGATTATTTAAAGGTGCGGATATTGCCTACTCGACAAATTGCAATGTACAGGTAGCTAATTAAAAGATACAGATAGCTAGTAAAAATAATCAACACTtaacttttttaattatttgcttTATGTTACGTGTTAAAATCGCGAAGCTGAGCAGCAGTGAAACCATGTCTTCTCCAAAATGTGCTCCTGTTAACAGTTTACTAAAGTATCCCTCTATTAGTCGGGAATAATATTGCAACGCTAATGATATTCTAGTGATTTTGGGAACAGATAATGCCAGGCTTTCTGCTAAGCAGATGTAAATTTGATAGTTCTTGGTTTAGATCCTGTGGTTTACACAAGTGAATAATTTAAAATGGAATTTAGTGAATCCTTTTATGAGCTACGAGGAAATTCCAAGTTGTCGTGAAAATAACGTCTATCTTCTTATTGTGCTCTACTTAAACGTCGTACGTTCTCTCGGAAATTGTTCCTTTCGTGCAAAAGTTGGTTTGGTGGTCCACGTTGCGACGTATATAGACACGAAGCAGCCATGCGTTGTATTTTGTGAAGATAAAACATATATGTAGCATTATGTGCTTTCGGTTTGCCCAGGACAATTAACTTGCCAGTTAATGGTCCATTTGAAGGCACTTGCACATTTGTGGCACATTTTGAAGGCACTTGCAGAAATTTACAGGTGGGCGCCTGCGCGGTATTTCAATTGAGCGCTGGCAGCCAAACGTAGAGGAGCACACCGTATTATCTCTCGTACCATTTCAACTGGTCGCTGTcggtagatggcgccaccgtatgTATTCACGCCCAACGCTCTATTTTTAATTTTGTTATGTAAACAATTCAACTTTAACAACTCCACATCATGCCGCCTTTTAACTCTTGTGTCACACCTGAACGTTAATTATACCGCTTAAAAGACTTAACAAACCATTCGTACTGGCAGCTATTACGGCGTGCACCATCTTGCAGTACAAAATGCCGAAGAGCTTAACAATCTGAATCTCCCAAAGCCACGGACTACACATTCTGCAGGTGGGACTTCACACTTCACTTTTCATCCAACAACAGTAGTTATTTTTTTGTAGGCGTTTGTAGGAATTGCAAATAAACTTTGTTTGCAATTTTTTCGTGCTATTCGTAAGTGTGTGTAGCAATTggtctcgccccccccccccctcctttctccCTCCTCCACATGTCGCTTTTACTTCATGGTGTTTCTTACAAGAAAATCAAAGAAATGATGATAACACGTTGCAATACCTGCAGATTCGGTGACTCTTGGAAAGCGCCGAAGCTTACGTTGGAAATAGCATTATGATCTGCATGGAAGGTCTGGAGAACGCCGAGTGTCCCGAAGAGACCATTCAGTCCTGGAATCTTGTTGTTAGACACATGCAAATTGAGCAAGGAAGAGCCCACGCTGGTCAGGAAAACGTCGTCAATGTTGGTCAGCTGATTGTGGCTCACATCTAAAGTGTGCACGCCATAGTCCCGTGTCTCATTGGACGGCGAATCTTCGACATCTGATTTAGCGTCAAGTGAAACTAGGGAGTTTTGAGAGAGGTTCAATAAGAGAGCGCCGCTTCTGGATCCGTAGAGGCAATCCAGGCTGAACGACGTCAGATTATTGTGCTGTAGCAGAAGGCTCGAGAGTTTGGAGACATTGTTGAACGCACCCGCCTCTATGGTGTCGATCCTGTTTCTGGATAGAACGACATTGTGAAGCCTTGGGAGGTCTTTAAAGGCGCCGCGCCTCAAGACGCGTATTTTGTTTCCCAGAAGCACGACGTTTGCCAGCCTGGACAAGTTCTTAAACGTGCCGGTGTCCACCGAAGTGAGGGCGTTGTGAGCGAGCACTACCCTGTTGAGCCTCTGGTGAATGGGCTCTTTGAAGAAGCCGGGAGTAATGTAGCCAATCCTGTTGCCTTCCAGGTCGAAGTGTACCAGCGACGGCAAGCCCTGCAGGTACGAGTCTGTGAGGTTAAGCATCTGGTTGTGGTCCAGCTGGAGCCACTGGACGCGCTTCATGTGGCGAATGAGCTCCAGCGGTAGGAAGCGCTGCCCCAGCGCGGAGCTGAGCTCCAGGACTTCGAGCGTGGGCCTTAGCGGCAGGAACACGTGGTGGTCTACGAAGTGGATGCCATTGAAGGACAGCTTGAGCTCTCTGAGCCGCGGCAAGTGGACAAACGTGTCCTTGGAAAGGGTGCGGATTCCGTTATTGGCCAGGCTGAGTGTTGTCAGGTTTCGTGCCCACGACTCGAAGTCTTCGCCACGGATCGTCTGTATGCGATTGTCCTGCAGACTTAGACGGCTCAAGCGCTCGGTTGTTCGTAAGGCACTGGACGGGACGCGGTCGAACCGATTTCCAGAAAGGTCTAGGACTTCGAGCGTGGCTCTGAAGCTCTGCACGTCGGCCGGTTCGAGCGAAGTGAGCGAATTGCCGCGCAGGTAGAGCACCGAAAGCGACATGAGTGCTCGGACTGCGTCCGGAAAGCGGCGGAACAGGTTGAAGCTCAAATCTAGCACGACGAGGACAGACTCGAGCCCACCAAAGACGTGTTCTGCGATGCCAGCCATCCTGTTGTTGGCCAGCGAGAGTCGCTCCACGGAGACGCTGCGGAACAGGCCCACTGGAAGCTCGGTGATGAAGTTGAACTCCATGTGCAGGTCGCGCAGGTACACCGAACCTGCGACCAGACATTGCGTGCAACTTGTGAAATACAAAATGACACGATCAGCGTAGGAACACTTCGAAAATTTTATTTAGGAGGAAAAAGAGACCTCGCGCGAAATTGAGCATTGTCTGCTAATAAAGCCTCTTACAGCGTGCTGTACTCTACAGGCTAATTCCGTAGCAGATTGTTGCGTTTCGTAAGTGAGTGTGGCAAGGTGAGAAAAAGCCAGCCTGATTGCCAAAGCGATTAGCACAACCATGGTTAGGTGCTCACCATTGACCATTAGTGATAGCTCAGCAGCTGCAAACTCTTATTTCTACGTACGGGTAGCTCTATGGGTTCAATGCCCTATAAATTAGCGGACAGGGGGCAGTAGAAAGAAGTCTGATTAATACGTACATGATAGAAACCGCGTCCTATTGCTATATATTAGGGCATTAATTAATTGGTGGCATTAACATATACGTAATGTAAATTTGCCAAGGACATGAAGCCGCACTGACTCCAGGTAAGAATGTACTACATATGTCCAACAAGCAACGACAAGCAAGAAAACATATATAGAACGACCAAGGTGCTACACAACACTT
This region of Dermacentor silvarum isolate Dsil-2018 chromosome 5, BIME_Dsil_1.4, whole genome shotgun sequence genomic DNA includes:
- the LOC119452877 gene encoding chaoptin, which encodes MTPLETSTPLRKRRNNSHMLAVAVLWCALPLLQPSQCSTHQQPCAFNRLCLCSHEVVRDVVCVGVPFSTFPTTIGDCENGQVTLVRSGLEVLQNDSLAGTRLSTLRLMHNSLSRILPCAFCGAEDNLVSLDLSHNALAQAPLHALSHLRHLQWLNLQSNRIDDLRRADWDELSRTVRLRSLFLGGNSIKVVRDGLFSNMSELATLELDRNLLSEVVGSPFPESLTRLSLAHNLLEHLPRHALRKLCSLAALFVGGNLLKTLPATWFLPTRHLDQLDLSRNLMDRLPEKLFNGSVYLRDLHMEFNFITELPVGLFRSVSVERLSLANNRMAGIAEHVFGGLESVLVVLDLSFNLFRRFPDAVRALMSLSVLYLRGNSLTSLEPADVQSFRATLEVLDLSGNRFDRVPSSALRTTERLSRLSLQDNRIQTIRGEDFESWARNLTTLSLANNGIRTLSKDTFVHLPRLRELKLSFNGIHFVDHHVFLPLRPTLEVLELSSALGQRFLPLELIRHMKRVQWLQLDHNQMLNLTDSYLQGLPSLVHFDLEGNRIGYITPGFFKEPIHQRLNRVVLAHNALTSVDTGTFKNLSRLANVVLLGNKIRVLRRGAFKDLPRLHNVVLSRNRIDTIEAGAFNNVSKLSSLLLQHNNLTSFSLDCLYGSRSGALLLNLSQNSLVSLDAKSDVEDSPSNETRDYGVHTLDVSHNQLTNIDDVFLTSVGSSLLNLHVSNNKIPGLNGLFGTLGVLQTFHADHNAISNVSFGAFQESPNLQVIVLSDNRIESINEFAFGNLTRLRVVDLSRNRISSIPEDAFENTALERLNLSFNNLRHCSSFAAIKGTLRVLDLSSNRISSIGADHFDGFRSILALNLSRNQLTVIDEDSFSGLGQLMHLDLAHNPLFTVNRACLQPLKTLDTLKLRNCSLARLPPFHLKRLLTLDVAENFLFNLSSDAFRHLRSLRELDVSRNLLESMPRHLWQFLPLLRSLDLSGNPISSLATDSFAGAHGLQSLDIRRLQLKFLDPRSLHGLRFLKSLRTTSYGSVRSFRLQELVSQLHSLRRVLVEVEEPVLSHQLQWAFGAKLSELTVTGRQLRVVFPDALLGLHGSHELVLRLTGTSIRRLPPGLLRYLADVRYLTLDLRGNLLSSIGPEVLRPPGGEDLGYWRGTQHLAGGIRLEDNPWVCDCQLLWLSRWLRRWLRETLRVQMLHFDAAIYVHNLARQSECTYPGGQVRKPLIDLQEDDFQCTSFAGHVIAPNLIWTAMLVTMALKGIS